A section of the Rhizobium sp. Pop5 genome encodes:
- a CDS encoding divergent polysaccharide deacetylase family protein has product MGTDLHAPLGRNRKTGNRRPGVLRLGRIAASLCLFAIGGFSLYTAFRGDGLERTHPPAAEQAATPPSGTPQPPPQTPAGQAASGMPRAEPRSGANVEQMITGDGSVVTKYSPRPRDGSGPVLVDAMQVGQDPRMAAMPNETLLEETPYGRLPIVGPDGRRPMDQYARPSSGARGVRIAIVVSGLGLSQTGTQRAIAELPEEITLAFAASGNSLQRWMQEARRGGHEILLQVPLEPFDYPTNDPGPQTLLTSKPVARNIENLHKAMGEITNYTGVMNYLGGRFLADPTAMEPVMRDIGKRGLLFLDDGSSAQSKTADVAKGTELPYAFADLQLDGQLDVSAVLQKLDELERIARKNGQAIGVASAFDESVDAIAKWSQEAAMRGIEIVGIATLTNDPRNP; this is encoded by the coding sequence TTGGGAACGGACCTGCATGCGCCTTTGGGCCGCAACCGCAAAACCGGCAATCGGCGCCCGGGCGTCCTACGCCTGGGCCGCATCGCCGCCAGCCTATGCCTTTTCGCGATAGGCGGCTTTTCCCTCTATACCGCGTTTCGCGGCGACGGGCTCGAACGCACCCATCCACCAGCAGCCGAACAGGCGGCAACGCCGCCGTCCGGCACGCCTCAACCGCCGCCGCAGACCCCGGCCGGCCAGGCCGCAAGCGGCATGCCCCGCGCCGAACCGCGCTCGGGCGCCAATGTCGAGCAGATGATCACCGGCGACGGCTCCGTCGTGACCAAATACAGTCCGCGTCCACGCGACGGTAGCGGGCCGGTTCTGGTCGACGCAATGCAGGTGGGCCAGGATCCGCGCATGGCGGCAATGCCCAATGAAACGTTATTGGAAGAAACGCCCTATGGCAGGCTGCCGATCGTCGGCCCTGACGGCCGGCGACCGATGGACCAATATGCCCGGCCCTCATCCGGGGCGCGCGGCGTCCGCATCGCCATCGTCGTCAGCGGTCTCGGGCTGAGCCAGACCGGAACGCAGCGCGCCATCGCCGAGCTGCCGGAGGAGATCACGCTGGCCTTTGCCGCAAGCGGCAACAGCCTGCAGCGCTGGATGCAGGAGGCCCGCCGCGGCGGCCATGAGATTCTTCTGCAGGTGCCGCTCGAGCCCTTTGATTACCCGACCAACGATCCGGGTCCGCAAACCCTGCTGACTTCCAAGCCGGTCGCGCGCAATATCGAGAACCTGCACAAGGCGATGGGCGAAATCACCAACTATACCGGCGTCATGAATTATCTCGGCGGCCGGTTTCTCGCCGATCCCACCGCCATGGAGCCCGTCATGCGCGATATCGGCAAACGCGGCCTGCTCTTCCTTGACGACGGCAGCTCGGCACAGTCGAAGACGGCTGATGTCGCCAAGGGCACCGAGCTGCCCTATGCCTTCGCCGACCTGCAGCTCGACGGGCAGCTCGATGTCAGCGCCGTCCTGCAGAAGCTCGACGAACTCGAACGCATCGCCCGCAAGAACGGCCAGGCGATCGGCGTTGCCTCGGCTTTCGACGAAAGCGTCGACGCTATCGCCAAATGGAGCCAGGAGGCGGCAATGCGCGGCATTGAAATCGTCGGCATCGCCACCCTGACGAACGATCCCCGCAATCCCTAG
- the rsfS gene encoding ribosome silencing factor: MVCHSRKGKALTTVHAKGKTFAVVPKSAERGADAAARALEAVLTSLEDSKAEDIVTIDIAGKSALGDYMIVVSGRSNRHVMAISDHLLTDLKDEGFGPARVEGQEGGDWILIDTGDIIVHVFRPETREFYNIEKMWAAPDMDEETRH, encoded by the coding sequence ATGGTTTGTCATTCCAGGAAAGGGAAAGCACTGACAACAGTACACGCCAAGGGGAAAACGTTCGCCGTTGTCCCGAAGAGTGCGGAACGTGGCGCCGATGCCGCTGCCCGCGCCTTAGAAGCCGTCCTCACCAGCCTTGAGGACTCCAAAGCTGAAGATATCGTCACTATCGACATTGCCGGAAAATCGGCGCTTGGAGACTACATGATCGTCGTCTCCGGTCGCTCGAACAGGCATGTCATGGCGATCTCGGATCACCTGCTCACCGATCTCAAGGATGAGGGCTTCGGACCAGCCCGCGTCGAAGGTCAGGAAGGCGGCGATTGGATCCTGATCGACACCGGTGACATTATCGTGCATGTGTTCCGTCCCGAAACCCGCGAGTTCTACAACATCGAAAAGATGTGGGCGGCTCCGGATATGGATGAAGAAACACGGCACTGA
- a CDS encoding S41 family peptidase: MIRRASLVLVGALMGATAMSVIYSAGVPAEAAGSSTYKELSIFGDVFERVRAQYVTPPAEDKLIENAINGMLSSLDPHSSYMNAKDAEDMRTQTKGEFGGLGIEVTMEDELVKVITPIDDTPAAKAGVLAGDYISEIDGQSVRGLKLEDAVEKMRGAVNTPIKLTLIRKGADKPIELTIVRDVVAVQAVKSRVEDDVGYLRIISFTEKTYPDMEKAIKKIKDTVPADKLKGYVLDLRLNPGGLLDQAINVSDALLERGEVVSTRGRNPDETRRFNAGPGDLTDGKPVIVLINGGSASASEIVAGALQDLRRATVLGTRSFGKGSVQTIIPLGENGALRLTTALYYTPSGRSIQGTGITPDIKVDEPLPQELQGKMVTEGESSLRGHIKGQSETDEGSGSVAYVPPDPKDDVQLNYALDLLRGKKTDPAFPPNPDKAVVAK, encoded by the coding sequence ATGATTCGTAGGGCTTCTCTTGTTCTGGTCGGCGCATTGATGGGTGCGACCGCCATGAGCGTCATCTACTCGGCGGGTGTGCCGGCAGAAGCGGCCGGATCCTCCACATACAAGGAACTCTCGATTTTCGGCGATGTCTTCGAACGGGTGCGCGCGCAATATGTGACGCCGCCGGCCGAAGACAAACTGATCGAGAACGCCATCAACGGCATGCTGTCCTCGCTCGACCCGCATTCGAGCTACATGAATGCGAAGGACGCCGAGGATATGCGCACCCAGACCAAGGGTGAGTTCGGCGGCCTCGGCATCGAAGTCACGATGGAAGACGAACTCGTCAAGGTCATCACACCGATCGACGATACGCCTGCCGCCAAGGCCGGGGTTCTTGCCGGCGATTACATTTCCGAGATCGACGGCCAGTCCGTGCGCGGCCTGAAGCTCGAAGACGCCGTCGAGAAGATGCGCGGCGCCGTCAACACGCCGATCAAGCTGACGTTGATCCGCAAGGGCGCCGACAAGCCGATCGAGCTGACGATCGTCCGTGATGTCGTTGCCGTCCAGGCCGTCAAGTCGCGTGTCGAGGACGATGTCGGATACCTCCGCATCATCTCCTTTACCGAGAAGACCTATCCGGACATGGAAAAGGCGATCAAGAAGATCAAGGACACCGTTCCGGCTGACAAGCTGAAGGGTTACGTCCTCGACCTGCGCCTCAATCCGGGCGGCCTGCTCGACCAGGCGATCAATGTCTCCGACGCGCTGCTGGAGCGCGGCGAGGTGGTTTCCACCCGCGGCCGCAATCCTGACGAAACCCGCCGCTTCAACGCCGGCCCGGGCGACCTGACGGACGGCAAGCCGGTCATCGTGCTGATCAACGGCGGTTCGGCTTCCGCATCGGAAATCGTCGCCGGCGCTCTTCAGGACCTGCGCCGCGCCACTGTTCTCGGCACGCGCTCTTTCGGCAAGGGCTCGGTCCAGACAATCATCCCGCTCGGCGAAAACGGCGCGCTGCGCCTGACCACGGCGCTCTACTACACGCCGTCGGGCCGCTCGATCCAGGGTACGGGCATCACGCCCGACATCAAGGTCGACGAGCCGCTGCCGCAGGAACTGCAGGGCAAGATGGTGACCGAAGGCGAATCCAGCCTGCGCGGCCACATCAAGGGCCAGAGCGAGACGGACGAAGGTTCGGGCTCGGTCGCCTATGTCCCGCCGGACCCGAAGGACGACGTTCAGCTGAATTACGCGCTTGATCTTCTGCGCGGCAAGAAGACCGATCCGGCCTTCCCGCCGAACCCGGACAAGGCCGTCGTCGCCAAGTAA
- the rlmH gene encoding 23S rRNA (pseudouridine(1915)-N(3))-methyltransferase RlmH gives MRIGLFAVGRLKSGPEKDLVARYLDRFAKAGSAVGLEFSRVAEVAESRASNAETRKREEAAMLLKSLAEGSILILLDERGKALDSEAFANLLGNYRDQGKRELTIAIGGADGLDPSLYDRADATLCLGKMTWPHQLVRTLIAEQLYRAVTILSGHPYHRV, from the coding sequence ATGCGAATTGGTCTTTTTGCGGTGGGACGGCTGAAGTCCGGCCCCGAAAAGGATCTTGTGGCCCGTTACCTCGATCGTTTCGCCAAGGCCGGCTCGGCGGTCGGCCTCGAATTTAGCCGCGTTGCCGAAGTGGCAGAAAGCCGCGCCTCCAATGCGGAAACCCGCAAGCGCGAAGAAGCCGCGATGCTTTTGAAATCGCTGGCCGAAGGCAGCATCCTCATCCTTCTCGACGAACGCGGCAAGGCGCTGGACAGCGAAGCCTTCGCAAACCTGCTCGGCAACTATCGTGACCAGGGCAAGCGTGAACTGACGATCGCGATCGGCGGCGCCGACGGCCTCGACCCCTCGCTTTATGACCGTGCAGACGCCACGCTCTGTCTCGGCAAGATGACCTGGCCGCACCAGCTCGTCCGCACGCTGATCGCCGAGCAACTCTATCGCGCCGTCACCATCCTGTCCGGCCACCCCTACCACCGCGTCTGA
- the bfr gene encoding bacterioferritin → MKGDKKVIERLNEALFLELGAVNQYWVHYRLLEDWGYTKLAKKERAESIEEMHHADRLVARIIFLEGHPNLQTLAPLRIGQNVKEVLEADLAGEYDARTAYKKSRDICHEAGDYVSMKLFEELLADEEGHIDFLETQLDLLEKIGESKYGQLNADSADEAE, encoded by the coding sequence TTGAAAGGCGACAAAAAAGTCATCGAGCGGCTTAACGAGGCACTGTTCCTCGAGCTTGGCGCGGTCAATCAATATTGGGTTCATTATCGCCTTCTTGAAGACTGGGGCTACACCAAGCTCGCCAAGAAGGAGCGCGCCGAATCCATCGAAGAGATGCACCACGCCGACCGGCTTGTCGCACGCATCATTTTCCTCGAAGGCCATCCCAATCTGCAGACGCTCGCCCCTTTGCGCATCGGTCAGAACGTCAAGGAGGTTCTGGAAGCCGATCTTGCCGGCGAGTATGACGCCCGCACGGCCTACAAGAAGTCGCGCGACATTTGTCACGAGGCCGGCGACTACGTTTCGATGAAGCTCTTCGAAGAGCTGCTGGCGGATGAGGAAGGTCATATCGACTTCCTCGAAACACAGCTCGATCTGCTCGAGAAAATCGGCGAAAGCAAATACGGCCAGCTCAACGCCGATTCCGCCGACGAAGCCGAGTAA
- a CDS encoding error-prone DNA polymerase — translation MKPVRAFFEIGTRTNFSFLEGASSPEEMVVQAAYLKLGGLGIADRNSVAGVVRAHAQAEQLQEKYRNREEILAQAKKEGKKEVILDPIRVQPGARLVFCDGTPDILAYPCNRRGWANICRLLSAGNLKEEAVKGSCILTEAELMEWGDEMMLALVPDRILVDSQAGQSGLEDYLKRFRKRFGKAFHVALAPAYDGRDRQVFAVFAMLAARNRVPLIATNQPLYHHPERRPLSDVVIAIREHVQISQAGFLLAPNAERYLKDSREMLRIFRDYPDAVENTQAFFAKLTFSLKELEHNYPPENDPGETPQETLERLTRAGAAKRYPEGIPAKVAPQIEYELDLIRQKKYASYFLTVYKIIQHARYELKVLCQGRGSAANSVICYCLEITEVDPRKSTLLFDRFISMDRDEPPDIDVDFEHDRREEVIQFIYKNYKREHAGLTAGVTTYRTRSAGREVAKAFGLSEDVQSAISSLVWGWSEDNLSERDARAAGLDIKDPVTRNVLKYASELLGFPRHLTQHVGGFVITRDRLDEVVPIMKTAMPDRYMIEWDKDDLDNVKILKVDVLALGMLTCLRKAFSLLELHYEVKKTLADLGNREHGEEGEPVYDMMGRADTLGVFQIESRAQMSMLPRLKPRVFYDLVIEVAIVRPGPIQGDMVHPYLKRREQKAKNIPVEYPSKELEAVLERTLGVPLFQEQAMQIAITAAGFKPAEADKLRRAMATFKRTGTIGDFEKRFIEGMVSKDYDPEFAKQCFNQIKGFGEYGFPESHAASFALLVYASSWLKAYYPDVFCAAMLNSQPMGFYAPAQLVRDAREHGVKILPVDINESDWDCTLEEATFDRQAVDFRHGEMREIIKTRHAVRLGFRQIKGLSSTDMERLIGNRGKGYGSVRDLWLRSGLQKSVIERLADADAFRSIHLSRREALWAVRALDVKSAAEELPLFEPVRHIDLQAEPVTKLPDMQPGEQVIEDYRYLSLSLKAHPVSFLREEFQKMGITRNVDLLRVPNGKRVTISGLVLVRQRPGSAKGVIFMTLEDETGVANAIVWNKVFDKYRAVVMGARLVKIRGRLQSHSGVIHTVVEHIEDMTPALGLLQREARRFGACERADEVLRPGGDQRKIADARRGAGLEKTVISTGRHAGVAETAGVMPRGRNFH, via the coding sequence ATGAAACCCGTACGCGCATTCTTCGAGATCGGTACACGAACGAATTTTTCGTTCCTCGAAGGCGCCTCCAGCCCTGAGGAGATGGTCGTGCAGGCCGCTTATCTGAAGCTTGGAGGGCTCGGCATTGCGGACCGGAATTCGGTTGCCGGTGTGGTGCGGGCGCATGCACAGGCAGAACAGCTTCAGGAGAAATACAGGAACAGAGAAGAGATTCTGGCCCAGGCTAAGAAGGAAGGAAAAAAGGAGGTAATCCTCGATCCTATCCGGGTTCAGCCGGGCGCCCGTCTCGTCTTTTGCGATGGAACGCCTGATATCCTCGCCTATCCGTGCAACCGGCGGGGCTGGGCAAACATCTGTCGCCTTCTCAGTGCGGGTAATCTGAAGGAGGAGGCGGTCAAGGGAAGCTGCATCCTGACGGAAGCCGAGCTTATGGAATGGGGCGACGAGATGATGCTTGCCCTCGTTCCCGATCGTATTCTTGTCGATAGCCAGGCTGGCCAGTCGGGGTTGGAAGATTACTTGAAACGCTTTCGCAAACGGTTCGGCAAAGCATTCCATGTGGCGCTGGCCCCCGCCTATGACGGTCGCGACAGACAGGTTTTTGCGGTATTTGCCATGCTTGCCGCCCGAAACCGCGTGCCGCTAATTGCGACCAACCAGCCGCTCTACCACCATCCCGAACGCCGGCCGCTTTCGGATGTCGTGATCGCGATCCGGGAGCATGTGCAGATATCGCAAGCCGGATTCCTGCTGGCGCCGAATGCCGAACGCTATCTCAAGGATTCACGTGAAATGCTCCGGATCTTCCGGGATTATCCTGATGCGGTCGAGAATACGCAGGCCTTCTTCGCCAAATTGACCTTTTCGTTGAAGGAACTGGAGCACAATTACCCGCCGGAAAACGATCCCGGTGAAACGCCGCAGGAGACCTTGGAAAGGCTGACGAGAGCGGGAGCGGCGAAACGCTATCCTGAGGGCATTCCGGCCAAGGTGGCGCCGCAGATCGAATATGAACTCGATCTCATTCGCCAGAAGAAATACGCCTCCTATTTCCTGACGGTTTACAAGATCATCCAACACGCCCGCTATGAACTCAAGGTCTTGTGCCAGGGGCGCGGGTCGGCGGCGAATTCGGTCATCTGCTATTGCCTCGAGATAACGGAAGTCGATCCTCGAAAGAGCACATTGCTTTTCGACCGCTTCATTTCGATGGACCGGGACGAACCGCCTGACATCGACGTCGATTTCGAGCATGACCGGCGCGAAGAGGTCATCCAGTTCATTTATAAAAATTACAAGAGAGAGCATGCGGGGCTGACGGCGGGGGTGACTACCTACCGCACCCGTTCGGCCGGCCGCGAGGTCGCCAAGGCCTTTGGGCTCTCGGAGGATGTCCAGTCGGCGATCAGCAGCCTCGTCTGGGGCTGGTCGGAGGATAATCTTTCGGAGCGGGATGCAAGGGCGGCCGGCCTCGACATCAAGGATCCGGTAACACGGAACGTGCTGAAATATGCCTCCGAGCTTCTCGGTTTTCCCAGACACCTCACCCAGCATGTCGGCGGCTTCGTCATCACCCGGGACAGGCTCGACGAGGTGGTGCCGATCATGAAGACGGCGATGCCGGATCGCTACATGATCGAATGGGACAAGGACGATCTCGACAACGTCAAAATCCTCAAGGTGGATGTGCTGGCGCTCGGCATGCTGACCTGCCTCAGGAAAGCCTTTTCGTTGCTCGAACTGCATTACGAGGTGAAGAAGACGCTTGCCGACCTCGGCAACAGGGAGCACGGAGAGGAGGGTGAACCGGTTTACGACATGATGGGCCGGGCCGATACACTCGGCGTTTTCCAGATCGAAAGCCGGGCGCAAATGAGCATGCTGCCTCGCCTGAAACCCAGAGTTTTTTACGATCTCGTCATCGAGGTGGCGATCGTTAGGCCGGGGCCGATCCAAGGCGATATGGTTCATCCCTATTTGAAGCGCCGGGAGCAGAAGGCCAAGAACATTCCGGTGGAATATCCGAGCAAGGAACTCGAAGCGGTGCTCGAAAGAACGCTCGGCGTGCCGCTGTTTCAGGAGCAGGCGATGCAGATCGCGATCACCGCTGCAGGCTTCAAGCCGGCGGAGGCCGACAAGCTTCGCAGAGCGATGGCCACATTCAAGCGAACCGGCACGATCGGCGATTTCGAGAAGCGCTTCATCGAGGGGATGGTCTCAAAGGACTACGATCCAGAATTTGCAAAGCAATGCTTCAATCAGATCAAAGGTTTCGGTGAATATGGTTTTCCGGAAAGCCATGCCGCTTCCTTCGCACTGCTTGTTTATGCCTCTTCATGGCTGAAGGCCTATTATCCCGATGTCTTCTGCGCGGCGATGTTGAATTCCCAGCCGATGGGGTTTTACGCGCCGGCCCAACTGGTGCGGGACGCGCGCGAGCATGGCGTAAAGATCCTGCCGGTCGATATCAATGAATCGGACTGGGATTGTACCCTGGAAGAGGCTACCTTCGATCGGCAGGCCGTCGATTTCCGGCATGGCGAGATGCGCGAGATCATCAAGACCCGGCACGCTGTGCGGCTCGGTTTTCGGCAGATCAAGGGTCTCTCATCAACCGATATGGAACGGCTCATCGGCAATCGAGGCAAAGGCTACGGTTCGGTGCGTGATCTCTGGCTGCGCTCCGGCCTGCAGAAATCCGTCATCGAGCGGCTGGCGGACGCGGATGCGTTCCGCTCCATCCATCTGTCACGGCGCGAAGCGCTCTGGGCGGTGCGGGCACTGGATGTGAAGAGTGCCGCCGAAGAGCTGCCGCTTTTCGAACCGGTCCGTCATATCGACCTCCAGGCCGAGCCTGTGACGAAGTTGCCGGATATGCAGCCGGGCGAGCAGGTGATCGAGGATTATCGTTATCTCTCCCTGTCGCTGAAAGCGCATCCAGTCTCCTTCCTGAGAGAGGAATTCCAGAAGATGGGCATCACGCGCAATGTCGATCTTCTCAGAGTGCCGAACGGAAAGAGGGTGACGATTTCTGGTCTGGTGCTGGTGCGCCAGCGGCCGGGTTCGGCCAAGGGCGTAATTTTCATGACGCTGGAGGACGAGACCGGGGTCGCCAATGCGATCGTCTGGAACAAGGTTTTCGACAAGTACCGCGCGGTCGTCATGGGCGCCCGTCTCGTGAAAATCCGCGGCAGGCTGCAAAGCCATAGCGGCGTGATCCATACCGTCGTCGAGCATATCGAGGACATGACGCCTGCCCTTGGCCTCCTGCAACGCGAGGCCCGCCGTTTCGGCGCTTGCGAACGGGCCGACGAAGTGCTGAGGCCGGGAGGCGACCAGCGGAAGATTGCGGATGCTCGGAGAGGGGCGGGGTTGGAAAAAACTGTGATTTCTACAGGCCGCCATGCAGGCGTGGCGGAGACCGCCGGTGTCATGCCCCGCGGGCGGAATTTTCATTGA
- a CDS encoding murein hydrolase activator EnvC: MILPAIAAGIGAAAITVSASPFSVRAQDAAPEAAQPSAEPASSPPIAEAPPPDPAAQLAAKRDQTRAELEALSKTISLSSDKVSELQQSIANLEKSTQSVRQALIDSAARRKGLEKQILDSEKKLADLGVKEDGIRRSLHERRGLLAEVLAALQRMGRNPPPALLVTPDDALASVRSAILLGAVVPGIRKETDKLAADLASLAALQSASAAEKAGLTSTMTDSIEEERRMDLLLAENDKLSRSNAAELQAEKKRSEELAGKATNLEGLVASMESEIASVRDAAAAARQAEENRKLLTDEQRAQAKALADSGVPDKNRIAPAYPFGELKAKLELPVAGDILRQFGDADGTGHEAMGMTVATNAETVVTAPADGLVVFAGAFRSYGQMIILDTGDGYHLVLSGMDTINTRQGKFVFSGEPLAVMGAKRVASATALALETDRPTLYIEFRKDGKPVDSRPWWTAKDTGKARNDS; the protein is encoded by the coding sequence ATGATCCTGCCGGCTATTGCGGCAGGCATTGGTGCGGCAGCGATCACCGTCTCGGCAAGCCCCTTCTCCGTCAGGGCACAGGATGCAGCACCCGAAGCGGCGCAACCCTCGGCCGAGCCGGCTTCGAGCCCGCCGATAGCCGAAGCGCCGCCACCCGATCCGGCGGCCCAACTCGCCGCCAAACGCGACCAGACCCGCGCCGAACTCGAGGCGCTGTCGAAGACCATCAGTCTTTCCTCGGACAAGGTGAGCGAACTCCAGCAAAGCATCGCCAACCTGGAAAAGAGCACGCAAAGCGTCCGCCAGGCGCTGATCGATTCCGCCGCTCGCCGCAAGGGGCTCGAAAAGCAGATCCTCGACAGCGAGAAGAAGCTCGCCGATCTCGGCGTCAAGGAGGATGGCATCCGCCGTTCCCTGCACGAGCGTCGCGGCCTTCTGGCCGAGGTGCTTGCCGCGCTCCAGCGGATGGGCCGTAACCCGCCGCCGGCCTTGCTCGTCACCCCTGACGACGCGCTCGCTTCCGTGCGCAGCGCCATCCTGCTCGGCGCTGTCGTGCCTGGTATCCGCAAGGAAACCGACAAGCTTGCCGCAGACCTCGCAAGCCTTGCCGCATTGCAGAGCGCAAGTGCTGCCGAAAAGGCCGGCCTGACGTCGACGATGACTGATAGCATCGAGGAAGAGCGGCGCATGGACCTGCTGCTTGCCGAAAACGACAAGCTCAGCCGCAGCAACGCCGCCGAACTCCAGGCCGAAAAGAAGCGTTCGGAGGAGTTAGCCGGCAAGGCGACCAACCTCGAGGGCCTTGTCGCCTCGATGGAATCGGAGATCGCCTCGGTGCGCGACGCGGCTGCCGCCGCCCGCCAGGCGGAGGAGAATCGCAAGCTCTTGACGGACGAGCAGCGTGCTCAGGCCAAGGCGCTGGCCGACAGCGGCGTGCCCGATAAAAACCGCATTGCGCCCGCATATCCCTTCGGAGAATTGAAGGCGAAATTGGAGCTGCCCGTGGCAGGCGATATCCTGCGTCAGTTCGGCGATGCCGACGGTACCGGGCACGAGGCCATGGGAATGACTGTCGCCACCAATGCGGAGACGGTGGTAACGGCGCCCGCAGACGGCCTGGTGGTTTTCGCCGGCGCTTTCCGCAGTTACGGCCAGATGATCATCCTCGATACAGGCGACGGATACCACTTGGTCCTCTCGGGAATGGATACGATCAACACCCGTCAGGGAAAATTCGTTTTCTCAGGCGAGCCGCTCGCCGTGATGGGGGCGAAAAGAGTGGCAAGCGCAACTGCATTGGCGCTGGAAACAGACCGGCCAACGCTTTACATTGAATTTCGAAAAGACGGTAAACCGGTCGATTCCCGACCGTGGTGGACCGCCAAAGACACTGGAAAGGCACGCAATGATTCGTAG
- a CDS encoding RNA pyrophosphohydrolase: MSQATVKAEDLPYRPCVGVMILNRDGLVWAGRRIPDGNSEYDGSPQLWQMPQGGIDKGEDPLDAAYRELYEETGIRTVTLLAEASDWINYDLPPQLIGIGLKGKFRGQTQRWFAFRFEGDEGEIAINPPPGGHEPEFDAWEWKPMQELPGLIVPFKRSVYDRVVAEFQHLAALQPED; the protein is encoded by the coding sequence ATGAGCCAGGCGACCGTGAAAGCAGAGGATCTGCCCTACCGCCCCTGCGTCGGCGTGATGATCTTGAACCGTGACGGTCTCGTCTGGGCGGGACGGCGCATACCTGACGGCAATTCCGAATATGACGGCTCGCCGCAACTCTGGCAAATGCCCCAGGGTGGCATCGACAAAGGTGAAGATCCGCTCGATGCCGCCTATCGCGAGCTTTATGAGGAGACCGGCATCAGGACGGTGACGCTGCTGGCCGAAGCGAGTGACTGGATCAACTATGATCTGCCGCCGCAGCTGATCGGCATCGGGCTGAAGGGAAAATTCCGCGGCCAGACGCAACGCTGGTTTGCCTTCCGGTTTGAGGGAGACGAGGGCGAGATCGCCATCAACCCGCCTCCTGGCGGCCATGAGCCGGAATTCGATGCGTGGGAATGGAAACCGATGCAGGAATTGCCGGGTCTGATCGTGCCCTTCAAGCGGTCCGTCTACGACCGGGTGGTCGCCGAGTTCCAGCATCTGGCGGCACTTCAGCCGGAAGACTGA
- a CDS encoding winged helix-turn-helix domain-containing protein codes for MTDPAAKTLVPILRISFPDEDRLGHGKMELLEHIRTTGSISAAGRAMDMSYRRAWLLVSEMNRMFSEQVVESQRGGQKGGGAALTPFGEQLLQRFRRMERTVRESLAEDLAWLEGKRNSGHGG; via the coding sequence ATGACCGATCCAGCTGCAAAAACACTCGTCCCCATCCTGCGAATCAGCTTCCCGGACGAGGATCGTCTCGGTCACGGAAAAATGGAGCTCCTGGAGCACATCCGCACCACCGGTTCGATCTCGGCGGCAGGCCGGGCGATGGACATGTCCTACCGCCGCGCATGGCTGCTGGTCAGCGAAATGAACCGGATGTTCAGCGAACAGGTGGTTGAATCGCAACGTGGCGGGCAAAAGGGCGGCGGCGCCGCGCTGACGCCGTTCGGCGAGCAGTTGCTCCAACGCTTCCGGCGGATGGAAAGAACCGTGCGGGAAAGCCTTGCCGAGGATCTCGCCTGGCTCGAAGGCAAGCGCAATTCAGGTCACGGCGGCTGA